In Rutidosis leptorrhynchoides isolate AG116_Rl617_1_P2 chromosome 2, CSIRO_AGI_Rlap_v1, whole genome shotgun sequence, one genomic interval encodes:
- the LOC139891694 gene encoding uncharacterized protein: MFVEITNSHSQVQVLSFVTPSRVAYTRENQMLKSKIVELEAERAQQSWENNWSNSDSTISPITSPVVEPSPLRVRSDVYLRSIHKPFDIVAREWVLSLDPKEVVGVKEIGTRYFRLILRWQFKKKKIWLGRMHRWTQLLML; this comes from the exons ATGTTTGTTGAAATAACAAATTCTCATAGTCAAGTTCAG GTTTTGAGTTTTGTAACACCATCTCGTGTTGCTTACACACGAGAGAATCAAATGTTGAAATCAAAGATCGTGGAATTAGAGGCAGAAAGAGCACAACAGAGTTGGGAAAATAATTGGTCCAACAGTGATTCAACTATTTCCCCAATTACCTCACCAGTCGTTGAACCTTCACCTTTACGG GTTCGGTCTGACGTATATCTGAGGAGCATTCACAAGCCGTTTGACATAGTAGCAAGAGAATGGGTTTTGAGTTTAGATCCAAAAGAGGTGGTGGGAGTGAAAGAGATTGGTACAAGATACTTTCGGTTAATCCTTAGGTGGCAATTCAAAAAGAAGAAGATCTGGTTAGGCCGTATGCACAGATGGACACAATTATTGATGCTATAG